In Marinomonas posidonica IVIA-Po-181, a single window of DNA contains:
- a CDS encoding SDR family oxidoreductase, whose amino-acid sequence MMRDFNMNAAQLFDLTGRVAMVTGAGSGIGQCIAQALASSGAKLVCFDLQEEGLTDTVNSIRSMNGEAIFYTGDVRDLESLRAAVQLTEDTFGRLDISVNAAGIANANPALAMQADQWQRMIDVNLTGIWHSCKAQAELMEKTGGSIVNIASMSGVIVNRGLEQAHYNTSKAGVIHLTKSLAMEWVDKGIRVNSISPGYTATPMNTRPEMIHQTKEFERQTPMGRMARVEEMAGPAIFLSSDAASFCTGVDLLVDGGFVCW is encoded by the coding sequence ATGATGCGCGATTTCAACATGAATGCAGCCCAACTGTTTGATTTAACTGGACGTGTTGCAATGGTCACTGGAGCCGGTAGCGGAATAGGGCAATGCATTGCTCAAGCTCTTGCCAGCTCTGGTGCAAAACTAGTGTGTTTCGATCTTCAAGAAGAAGGTCTGACCGATACCGTGAACAGCATTAGAAGTATGAATGGTGAAGCCATTTTCTATACTGGTGACGTACGCGATCTTGAATCTCTTCGTGCTGCAGTTCAGTTAACGGAAGACACATTCGGTCGCCTTGATATTTCAGTGAACGCGGCGGGCATAGCCAATGCTAATCCTGCGTTGGCGATGCAAGCTGATCAATGGCAGCGAATGATCGATGTAAACCTGACAGGCATTTGGCATTCCTGTAAAGCTCAGGCGGAATTAATGGAAAAAACGGGTGGTTCCATTGTCAATATTGCTTCCATGTCTGGCGTGATTGTTAATCGTGGGCTTGAGCAAGCCCATTACAATACGTCTAAAGCAGGCGTGATCCATTTAACAAAAAGCCTAGCGATGGAATGGGTCGATAAAGGCATTCGGGTGAACTCTATTAGCCCGGGTTATACCGCTACGCCAATGAACACACGACCAGAAATGATTCATCAAACGAAAGAGTTTGAGCGTCAAACCCCCATGGGAAGAATGGCAAGAGTTGAAGAAATGGCAGGGCCTGCGATTTTCTTATCTTCTGATGCCGCATCATTTTGTACAGGGGTGGATTTGTTGGTCGATGGTGGTTTCGTTTGTTGGTAA
- a CDS encoding transketolase: MNPFQLDVDELEKKARSIRRKIIRLNADSPAGGHTGADLSQVEIVTSLYFRLLNCAPDRVSDDDRDIYIQSKGHAAGGYYCCLAEAGYFPEEWLSSYQHNDSHLPGHPVRQKTPGVELNTGALGHGLPVAVGLALAAKRDGRSRKVYVLTGDGELAEGSNWEAALVASHYQLDNLIVINDKNRLQLAGSTESIMKTDPLDQKWQAFGFSVTQCDGNDVASIVRTLEALKAEGQPNVVIANTTKGAGVSFIAGRPEWHHRVPKGEEIDLALKELADV, translated from the coding sequence ATGAATCCTTTCCAACTTGATGTGGATGAGCTTGAGAAAAAAGCTCGATCGATTAGACGTAAAATAATTCGGCTGAATGCCGACAGCCCCGCCGGTGGGCACACTGGTGCTGATCTTTCTCAAGTTGAGATTGTGACGTCTTTGTATTTTCGTTTATTAAACTGTGCCCCTGATCGTGTTTCGGATGATGATCGTGATATTTATATCCAATCGAAAGGCCATGCGGCAGGTGGTTATTACTGCTGTCTTGCTGAGGCGGGCTATTTTCCTGAAGAGTGGTTGTCTAGCTATCAACACAATGATTCCCATTTGCCAGGTCATCCGGTGCGCCAGAAAACCCCTGGAGTGGAATTGAATACGGGGGCGTTGGGGCACGGTTTGCCTGTGGCCGTTGGTTTGGCGTTAGCCGCTAAGCGTGATGGCCGTTCGAGAAAGGTCTATGTGCTAACCGGAGACGGAGAATTAGCCGAAGGCAGTAATTGGGAGGCGGCTTTAGTGGCCTCCCATTATCAACTCGACAATCTTATCGTCATCAATGATAAGAATAGGCTGCAATTGGCTGGATCAACTGAGTCTATTATGAAAACCGATCCGTTGGATCAAAAATGGCAAGCGTTTGGCTTTTCTGTGACGCAATGTGATGGTAATGATGTTGCCTCAATCGTGAGAACGTTAGAGGCGCTAAAAGCCGAAGGCCAGCCAAATGTGGTGATTGCCAATACCACCAAAGGCGCAGGCGTGTCTTTTATTGCAGGTCGTCCAGAATGGCATCACAGGGTACCAAAAGGAGAAGAAATTGATCTTGCATTGAAGGAGCTAGCCGATGTCTAA
- a CDS encoding transketolase family protein, whose amino-acid sequence MSNSEHLANVMVQCFIDAVSNGVDLVPVVADSTSTSKIKPFVEAFPDRLVNVGIAEQVMVGTAVGLALSGKVAATCNAAPFLISRSNEQVKVDVCYNNTNVKLFGLNAGASYGPLASTHHSIDDISIMRGFGNIQIFAPACPVECKQIIEYAIQHDGPVYIRMDGKALPVLHDSEFQFTPGDPSLLREGKQVVICALGSVVHEAVAAADRLKDGGIEVSVVNVSSIRPLNRQGLANQLSGTDYVVSVEEHNVNGGLGSVVAEIMAEQGITAKLVRLGVEDGGYAAAGDRPYTRKMLSIDSGGIVAVCQQLVNETTV is encoded by the coding sequence ATGTCTAACAGCGAACATTTAGCCAATGTCATGGTGCAGTGTTTCATCGATGCGGTGAGTAACGGCGTCGATTTGGTGCCCGTGGTGGCGGATTCGACTTCCACGTCAAAAATTAAACCCTTTGTTGAGGCCTTTCCAGATCGCTTGGTCAATGTTGGCATAGCAGAGCAAGTTATGGTCGGAACGGCTGTTGGTCTAGCACTGTCTGGAAAAGTGGCCGCGACCTGTAACGCTGCGCCATTTTTGATTTCTCGAAGCAATGAGCAGGTTAAGGTGGATGTTTGTTATAACAACACTAACGTGAAATTATTTGGTTTGAATGCCGGCGCCAGCTATGGGCCGCTTGCAAGTACGCATCACTCAATTGATGACATAAGTATCATGCGTGGTTTTGGCAATATTCAAATTTTTGCCCCAGCATGCCCTGTTGAATGTAAGCAAATAATCGAATACGCGATACAGCATGATGGTCCAGTTTACATTCGCATGGACGGTAAAGCTTTACCTGTATTGCACGATTCTGAATTTCAATTTACACCGGGTGACCCCTCATTGCTAAGAGAGGGTAAACAAGTGGTAATTTGTGCACTGGGGTCGGTTGTTCATGAGGCCGTTGCGGCCGCAGATAGATTAAAAGACGGTGGAATAGAAGTCTCTGTGGTGAATGTGTCGTCTATTCGACCACTGAATCGACAAGGTTTAGCCAATCAGCTTAGTGGTACTGACTATGTGGTCAGTGTGGAAGAACACAATGTAAACGGTGGCTTAGGAAGTGTGGTGGCTGAAATCATGGCGGAGCAGGGAATAACAGCAAAGTTAGTGCGTTTGGGTGTCGAAGATGGTGGCTACGCGGCTGCAGGTGATCGACCCTATACTCGGAAAATGCTCTCCATCGACAGTGGCGGTATCGTGGCCGTCTGTCAGCAACTTGTTAATGAAACAACCGTGTAA
- a CDS encoding FGGY family carbohydrate kinase, producing the protein MRSVILAIDEGTTNVKALLLNKQGDVIGKGTASLSIRFPAVGVVEQDPFEIIEKMKASIALALDSVAENVTIEAVAISNQRESVVLWERSTGKPLTQVMSWQCRRSESLCDTLRQDQEFSRYVQESTGLVLDPMFPATKVSMALQQIPDGHARAEKGEICVGTINTWMIWNITQNVFVTDASNAARTQLYNIAQQVWDEGILARLGIASETLPEVVSSAQIVGRTKAFGALPSGVPIASQIGDSHAALFGHGGYNAGVVKATYGTGSSVMAAMPNLPSIRHEISTTIAWQDTRLFYGLEGNITHTGSAIDWTRRMLGVESIEAMCQLAGQADPHHSVFFVPALSGLGAPYWDLEATGIFCGLKSATERADIARSAFESVLFQVADVFNVISDELPEKIEYLCVDGGPTQNDWLMQAQADLLGVTIRRGDVAEVSAVGAGLLAGLAIGWWQTKDELARLENKFTLFPPRDTKHEYWQDRYQLWSLAVKKARLAF; encoded by the coding sequence ATGCGCAGTGTAATTCTGGCGATAGATGAAGGCACAACAAATGTTAAAGCCTTGCTGTTGAATAAGCAGGGTGACGTGATTGGCAAGGGAACGGCATCTCTATCGATTCGTTTTCCTGCGGTGGGAGTGGTTGAGCAAGACCCGTTTGAAATCATTGAAAAGATGAAAGCATCAATAGCGCTCGCATTAGATTCCGTTGCGGAAAATGTGACGATTGAGGCGGTGGCCATCAGTAATCAGCGTGAATCCGTTGTGCTTTGGGAACGCAGTACAGGAAAGCCCTTAACGCAAGTGATGAGCTGGCAGTGTCGTCGTTCAGAGTCTCTGTGCGATACCTTGCGTCAAGATCAGGAGTTTAGTCGCTATGTGCAGGAATCAACAGGCTTGGTGCTTGATCCTATGTTTCCGGCCACCAAGGTGTCAATGGCGTTACAACAGATTCCAGATGGTCATGCCAGAGCTGAGAAGGGAGAAATTTGCGTCGGTACGATTAACACTTGGATGATATGGAATATAACTCAAAATGTGTTTGTCACAGACGCGTCTAATGCGGCTCGTACCCAGCTTTACAACATTGCTCAGCAAGTATGGGATGAGGGGATTTTGGCGCGCTTGGGCATTGCTTCTGAGACATTACCTGAGGTGGTTTCTTCTGCTCAGATTGTAGGGAGGACAAAGGCGTTTGGCGCACTTCCATCCGGCGTTCCGATTGCCTCTCAAATAGGGGATTCACATGCAGCGCTCTTTGGTCATGGTGGCTATAACGCCGGTGTGGTTAAAGCCACTTATGGAACAGGCAGTTCGGTGATGGCCGCCATGCCGAACTTACCAAGCATTCGTCATGAAATCAGCACCACGATTGCCTGGCAAGATACTCGGTTATTTTATGGACTTGAGGGCAACATCACTCATACCGGTTCGGCGATAGATTGGACCCGACGAATGCTCGGAGTGGAGAGTATCGAGGCTATGTGCCAGCTCGCAGGGCAAGCGGATCCTCATCATTCAGTCTTCTTTGTACCTGCCTTGTCTGGACTTGGTGCCCCGTATTGGGATTTAGAGGCAACCGGAATTTTTTGTGGATTAAAAAGCGCGACAGAAAGAGCGGACATAGCGCGGTCGGCGTTTGAATCGGTTCTTTTTCAAGTGGCGGATGTGTTTAATGTGATTTCTGATGAGTTGCCGGAAAAGATTGAATACTTGTGTGTGGATGGTGGGCCGACACAGAATGATTGGCTGATGCAGGCTCAAGCTGATTTATTAGGTGTTACGATCCGTCGTGGTGACGTGGCGGAAGTCTCGGCTGTCGGTGCGGGGTTGCTTGCAGGGTTGGCCATTGGCTGGTGGCAAACGAAAGACGAGCTTGCTCGATTGGAGAATAAATTCACTTTATTTCCCCCGCGAGACACAAAGCATGAATATTGGCAGGACCGTTATCAGTTGTGGTCTTTGGCAGTCAAAAAAGCACGCTTAGCGTTTTAA
- a CDS encoding D-ribose ABC transporter substrate-binding protein produces MNKKILVATLFGLSVAFSNIASADGLIAIITPSHDNPFFKSEAMGAKEKAEALGYSTLVASHDDDANKQDQLISTAIARNAKAIILDNAGADVTIGALEKAKAAGVPAFLIDREINKTGIAISQIVSNNYQGAQLGAEKFVELMDGEGSYVELLGRESDTNARVRSQGYHDVIDDYSDLKMVAQQTANWSQIEAFNRMESILQAYPDIKGVIAGNDTMALGAEAALKAAGRNDVIVVGFDGSDYVRDSILAGSNIKATVLQPAWEQAQMAVIQAHRYIETGSTGVPEKQLMDCVLIDESNANQLDTFALN; encoded by the coding sequence ATGAATAAGAAAATCCTTGTTGCTACGTTGTTTGGTCTATCGGTTGCCTTCTCAAATATCGCCTCGGCGGATGGCTTGATCGCTATTATCACGCCATCTCATGATAATCCATTTTTCAAATCTGAAGCGATGGGCGCTAAGGAAAAAGCTGAGGCGCTAGGGTACAGCACGCTTGTGGCTTCCCACGATGATGATGCAAATAAACAAGATCAGCTAATTTCCACGGCCATTGCTCGTAATGCCAAAGCCATTATTTTGGACAATGCAGGGGCAGATGTAACCATTGGTGCACTGGAAAAAGCCAAAGCGGCTGGCGTGCCTGCCTTCCTAATTGACCGTGAAATTAACAAAACCGGTATCGCTATTTCCCAAATTGTTTCCAATAATTATCAAGGTGCGCAATTGGGGGCGGAGAAGTTTGTTGAGTTAATGGATGGTGAAGGTTCCTACGTCGAGTTGCTTGGTCGTGAATCGGATACCAATGCTCGTGTGCGTTCTCAGGGTTACCATGATGTTATTGATGATTACAGTGACCTAAAAATGGTGGCTCAACAAACGGCCAACTGGAGTCAAATTGAAGCCTTTAATCGAATGGAGTCCATTCTTCAAGCTTATCCAGATATTAAAGGCGTGATTGCCGGTAATGATACGATGGCACTTGGTGCGGAGGCCGCGTTAAAAGCAGCGGGTCGTAATGACGTTATCGTGGTGGGATTCGATGGCAGTGATTATGTTCGAGATTCTATTCTAGCGGGTTCAAACATTAAGGCGACGGTTTTACAGCCGGCTTGGGAGCAAGCTCAAATGGCGGTTATTCAAGCCCATCGATATATCGAAACGGGTTCGACTGGTGTGCCTGAAAAACAATTAATGGATTGTGTTTTGATTGATGAATCGAATGCTAACCAGCTTGATACGTTTGCTTTGAACTAA
- a CDS encoding DUF2291 family protein, producing the protein MMSNYSVLKMLFLSLALMGLIGCHVVELDENGEPIIPMSEADAELLKNMTPNAIADKLWPSINKDAQNNAVALSSIEKDSSVVSFVRFQGVVNRFDESKLKTSLVVKAAGYDVALQFGKIIKGNSIRDAASMISFNQFKNQIQFAQLSKALNKKAVAQVMMPDSSWVNQQVSVLAAVTIKANQVTHAVPLEISKEEM; encoded by the coding sequence ATGATGTCTAACTATTCTGTATTAAAAATGCTCTTTTTGAGCCTTGCTTTGATGGGATTGATCGGCTGTCATGTGGTGGAGTTGGATGAAAATGGTGAACCCATTATTCCGATGTCTGAAGCGGACGCTGAGCTGCTGAAGAATATGACGCCGAATGCCATTGCTGACAAGCTTTGGCCATCTATAAATAAGGATGCACAAAATAATGCGGTGGCTTTGTCATCGATTGAGAAAGATTCAAGTGTGGTTTCTTTTGTGCGTTTTCAAGGCGTAGTGAATCGCTTTGACGAGTCCAAACTTAAAACCTCTCTGGTCGTAAAAGCGGCTGGTTATGATGTTGCATTGCAATTCGGGAAAATCATCAAAGGGAATTCCATTCGAGATGCTGCGTCGATGATCTCGTTTAATCAATTCAAGAATCAAATTCAATTCGCGCAATTATCCAAAGCCTTAAATAAAAAAGCCGTCGCTCAAGTGATGATGCCTGATAGTAGTTGGGTGAATCAGCAAGTAAGCGTGTTAGCGGCGGTGACAATAAAGGCCAATCAGGTGACTCATGCTGTGCCTCTAGAAATCAGTAAAGAGGAAATGTGA
- a CDS encoding sugar ABC transporter ATP-binding protein, with protein sequence MPISDENVILRAEDICMVFPGTKALDQVTYKVYQGAVNVIIGENGAGKSTLMKIISGVQSPTEGQIYLKGERVHITGPRSAAQHGIGMVHQELNLSENLTVAENLFLGREQQKGVLPIDERHQNTIAKQTMARLKQDIAPNEMVANLKVGQKQLVEIAKSLIADVDILILDEPTSALSKKEVQILFEVINDLTRQGVSIVYISHRLEELMEIGQYITILRDGKFQSEAMVKDIDVAWIVREMLGSEPVTNFLSADRSFGEVVLQASHINLVNEAEVTLVDDVSFSLRAGEIVGIYGLMGAGRTELFECLLGKVSFSGEFTLDKQTVNTKMSTSERIKMGLGLVPEDRKQSGIFPISSVSNNLSMSSLWKRLKGLAINEVTEKEAITKTINELSIKVSSPQVEIQALSGGNQQKVVIGRALLTEPKVLLLDEPTRGIDIGAKGDVFEMMVKLSEQGIGILFSTSDLKEIMAVSDRILVMSNGKLTADLMRDEAHESQLVHASAQGF encoded by the coding sequence ATGCCTATTTCAGATGAAAACGTCATTTTACGTGCCGAAGACATTTGCATGGTGTTTCCTGGCACAAAAGCGCTCGATCAAGTGACTTATAAGGTTTATCAAGGTGCGGTGAACGTCATTATTGGGGAAAATGGCGCCGGTAAATCCACCTTAATGAAGATTATTTCAGGTGTGCAATCACCAACTGAAGGTCAGATTTATTTGAAAGGTGAGAGGGTTCATATCACCGGGCCTCGTTCCGCGGCTCAGCATGGTATTGGCATGGTGCATCAAGAGCTGAATCTATCTGAAAATTTGACAGTGGCCGAGAACCTGTTTTTAGGAAGAGAGCAACAAAAAGGCGTTTTACCGATAGATGAACGCCACCAAAATACCATTGCTAAACAGACAATGGCTCGATTGAAGCAGGACATTGCTCCGAATGAGATGGTCGCTAATTTAAAGGTTGGTCAGAAGCAATTGGTGGAGATCGCTAAGTCCTTAATTGCCGATGTCGATATTCTGATTTTGGACGAGCCAACATCGGCATTGAGTAAAAAAGAAGTGCAGATTCTGTTTGAGGTGATTAATGACTTAACGCGTCAGGGCGTGTCGATTGTTTATATCTCTCATCGACTTGAAGAGCTGATGGAGATAGGCCAATACATTACCATTTTACGGGATGGTAAGTTCCAATCAGAGGCCATGGTCAAAGACATTGATGTTGCTTGGATTGTCCGCGAAATGCTGGGTAGCGAACCTGTGACAAATTTCTTAAGCGCTGACCGCTCCTTTGGCGAGGTCGTGCTTCAGGCCAGCCACATTAATCTGGTAAATGAGGCGGAAGTGACGCTGGTGGACGATGTTTCGTTTTCATTAAGAGCCGGAGAAATCGTGGGGATTTATGGTTTGATGGGAGCGGGGCGAACCGAATTATTTGAGTGTTTACTGGGCAAGGTCAGCTTTTCTGGTGAATTTACGCTGGACAAGCAAACGGTCAATACCAAGATGAGTACTTCTGAGCGCATTAAGATGGGGCTAGGCTTGGTGCCTGAAGACAGGAAGCAGTCTGGTATTTTTCCGATTAGTTCTGTTTCCAATAACTTGTCTATGTCGAGCTTGTGGAAGCGCTTGAAAGGCTTAGCCATCAATGAGGTGACGGAAAAAGAAGCGATCACCAAAACGATTAATGAACTCTCCATAAAAGTCTCTTCTCCTCAGGTTGAAATACAAGCGCTAAGTGGTGGCAATCAACAGAAGGTGGTGATTGGTCGTGCTCTATTAACCGAGCCTAAAGTGCTGTTATTGGATGAGCCAACCCGAGGAATTGATATTGGTGCAAAAGGCGATGTATTTGAAATGATGGTTAAGTTGTCAGAGCAAGGTATCGGAATTTTGTTTTCTACGTCGGACCTAAAAGAAATTATGGCGGTTTCTGATCGAATATTGGTTATGTCTAATGGCAAGTTAACAGCGGATTTAATGAGAGATGAAGCCCATGAATCACAATTAGTTCATGCCAGCGCTCAAGGATTTTAA
- a CDS encoding ABC transporter permease produces the protein MNKNNNNNVLRSGNLGLILLKMRTFIALFIILGFFSLTVDGFLAPTSLIIMIKHISINAFLALGITFVIITAGIDLSIGATLGFCGMVAGYLISHGLVIEPLGIAIFPSVWVVVPLVVVIGGLIGAVNGIIITRYKVAPFICTLGTMYIIRGAAMLLSGGETFPGLQGNPELGNTGFDAIGAGYLFGLPIAIWLMFIMAGIIAYIARKLPFGRHVYAIGDNEKAAELSGIKVNDVKVWVYTIAGICAAIAGIVVTSQLVASHPATGTTFEMNAIAAVVLGGTSLAGGRGTVTGTLIGAFVIGILADGLVMMGVSEFWQMVIKGVVIIIAVIIDQMQNKMQYKAAIGSQKALS, from the coding sequence ATGAACAAAAACAATAATAACAATGTACTTCGCTCCGGCAATCTTGGGTTAATCCTTCTTAAAATGAGAACCTTCATTGCGCTCTTTATTATTTTAGGTTTTTTCTCGTTGACCGTAGATGGCTTTTTAGCCCCCACCAGTTTGATTATTATGATTAAACATATTTCCATTAATGCCTTTCTCGCACTGGGCATTACCTTTGTCATTATTACCGCGGGCATTGATTTATCCATCGGTGCAACACTCGGTTTTTGTGGCATGGTGGCAGGTTATTTGATTTCACATGGTTTAGTGATTGAGCCCTTGGGGATCGCTATTTTTCCGAGTGTTTGGGTCGTTGTCCCTCTTGTGGTGGTGATTGGTGGTCTAATAGGAGCGGTAAATGGCATTATCATTACTCGGTATAAGGTCGCGCCTTTTATTTGTACCTTAGGGACCATGTACATTATCCGAGGTGCGGCTATGTTGCTGTCTGGTGGGGAAACCTTCCCAGGCTTGCAAGGTAATCCTGAATTGGGAAATACGGGGTTTGATGCCATTGGGGCAGGCTATCTCTTTGGTCTTCCTATCGCCATTTGGTTGATGTTTATTATGGCCGGTATCATTGCTTACATAGCGAGAAAACTGCCTTTTGGTCGTCATGTTTATGCCATCGGGGATAACGAAAAAGCGGCCGAGTTGTCAGGTATTAAAGTCAATGATGTCAAAGTGTGGGTCTATACCATTGCCGGAATATGCGCCGCCATTGCAGGTATTGTGGTGACATCACAATTGGTGGCAAGTCACCCCGCTACCGGAACAACTTTTGAAATGAACGCGATTGCGGCGGTGGTTTTGGGGGGAACGTCATTGGCTGGTGGTCGAGGAACGGTCACTGGTACTTTAATCGGTGCCTTTGTGATTGGTATTTTAGCGGATGGCTTGGTGATGATGGGGGTCAGTGAATTTTGGCAGATGGTGATCAAAGGGGTGGTGATTATCATCGCGGTGATCATTGATCAGATGCAAAACAAAATGCAGTATAAGGCCGCCATAGGCTCTCAAAAAGCGCTTTCTTAA
- a CDS encoding sugar-binding transcriptional regulator, translating into MSKIDEKRLLLKIATLYYQDGLKQADIAKTLRLSQSQVSRSITRCLKEGIVKISVVQPPSVFIGLETKIQQRFGVSNVIVVDIQDNPSDAQIKRAIGSSAAHYLDTSLRDGDLIGISSWSDTIRSMVDHLHTTKIKAKGVIQVLGGVGHNGNIQATILTQTMADILSCDAFMLPAQSIEHSLKDKLKMLDTAEVSDVVEMFNKVNLAIVGIGMLEPSNLLRNSGNYYDKKRLKELADKGAVGDICLHYYDENGRPVIKPEDDPVIGMSLEQLETCELVVALAGGLDKVDAIKGALSGNYIDVLITDRVTAEAILNTH; encoded by the coding sequence ATGTCAAAAATTGATGAAAAACGATTGTTACTCAAAATCGCCACACTGTATTATCAAGATGGCTTAAAACAAGCCGATATTGCAAAAACACTCCGGCTTTCACAGTCTCAAGTCTCTCGGTCTATTACTCGATGCCTTAAAGAAGGCATTGTCAAAATCAGCGTGGTTCAGCCGCCTTCGGTGTTCATTGGATTAGAAACCAAAATCCAGCAACGTTTTGGGGTATCGAATGTCATCGTTGTTGATATTCAAGATAACCCTTCCGATGCACAAATTAAACGCGCCATTGGCTCTTCTGCGGCTCACTATTTGGATACCTCACTCAGAGACGGTGATCTTATTGGTATATCCTCTTGGAGCGACACCATTCGTTCCATGGTGGATCACTTACACACAACAAAAATCAAAGCCAAAGGGGTCATTCAAGTCCTCGGTGGTGTGGGTCATAACGGTAATATCCAGGCGACCATACTGACACAAACCATGGCCGATATTCTCTCCTGTGATGCCTTTATGTTACCGGCACAAAGTATAGAACACTCACTCAAAGACAAGCTAAAAATGCTCGACACGGCTGAGGTGTCTGACGTAGTGGAGATGTTCAATAAGGTCAATCTTGCCATTGTCGGGATTGGTATGCTGGAACCATCAAACCTGTTACGAAACTCTGGCAATTACTACGACAAAAAACGTTTAAAAGAACTTGCCGATAAAGGTGCCGTCGGTGACATCTGTTTGCATTATTACGATGAAAACGGCCGTCCTGTGATCAAGCCAGAAGACGACCCGGTAATCGGCATGTCACTTGAGCAACTTGAAACCTGCGAATTGGTTGTTGCCCTTGCGGGCGGTTTGGACAAGGTAGACGCCATCAAAGGGGCTTTATCAGGCAACTACATTGATGTCTTAATCACAGATAGAGTCACAGCAGAAGCCATTTTAAACACACACTAA
- a CDS encoding 2-hydroxyacid dehydrogenase, protein MKIAVFSCKPYDKRTLNHYISGTDFEMTFFESRLSQETISLVQGFDAVSCFVNDDVNSEVICQLKQQGVNTIALRCAGFNNVDLDTAKQQGMKVFHVPDYSPTSVAEHAVALIMTLNRKTHRAYHRVKEGNFALEGLLGFNLQGKTVGCIGTGRIGAAFCHIMKGFGCEVLCYDLSPSQELIDQGCQYQPLDDIYQKSDIISLHCPLNTATHHLINKQSLQKMKDGVMIINTSRGALVHAQEAIDALYSGKIGYLGLDVYEQENKIFFEDMSSHIIQDSVFQLMLTFPNVVVTGHQGYFTDEALNHIAATTVANLQLSQTPNPQQRRLA, encoded by the coding sequence ATGAAAATCGCGGTTTTCTCTTGCAAGCCTTACGATAAAAGAACGCTGAACCATTACATCTCAGGAACAGATTTTGAAATGACGTTTTTCGAAAGTCGTTTGAGTCAAGAAACCATCAGCTTAGTACAGGGATTTGACGCGGTTTCTTGCTTTGTTAACGATGATGTGAACAGCGAGGTGATTTGCCAATTAAAGCAACAAGGTGTCAATACCATTGCATTACGCTGCGCAGGCTTTAACAACGTAGATTTAGACACAGCGAAACAACAAGGTATGAAGGTATTTCATGTTCCAGACTACAGTCCAACGTCTGTCGCTGAACATGCTGTCGCCCTGATTATGACGCTAAACCGCAAGACACATCGTGCCTATCACAGGGTCAAAGAAGGCAATTTTGCTTTAGAAGGTTTATTGGGCTTTAACCTGCAGGGAAAAACGGTTGGCTGCATCGGCACTGGTCGTATTGGTGCCGCCTTTTGTCATATCATGAAGGGCTTCGGCTGTGAGGTATTATGCTACGACTTATCCCCATCACAAGAACTCATTGATCAAGGTTGTCAGTACCAACCACTGGATGACATCTATCAAAAAAGCGACATTATCAGCTTACATTGCCCGTTAAACACCGCCACGCATCACCTGATTAATAAACAGAGCCTACAAAAAATGAAAGACGGCGTGATGATCATCAACACCAGTCGCGGCGCCTTGGTCCATGCTCAAGAAGCCATCGATGCGCTGTACAGTGGAAAAATAGGCTATCTAGGATTAGACGTATACGAGCAAGAAAACAAAATTTTCTTTGAAGACATGTCCTCACATATTATTCAAGATAGCGTATTCCAACTCATGCTGACCTTTCCTAATGTGGTGGTTACCGGTCATCAAGGTTACTTTACAGACGAAGCCTTGAACCATATTGCCGCCACCACAGTAGCGAATTTACAACTCAGCCAAACACCTAACCCACAACAGAGACGATTGGCTTAG